A single Vulcanisaeta distributa DSM 14429 DNA region contains:
- a CDS encoding orotidine 5'-phosphate decarboxylase / HUMPS family protein, whose protein sequence is MIQRHTGLVLAFDVDWDVEKSIMFLNGISDLIDAVKIGWYQLLTIGPQGIKELTDSVNKYFLADFKLGDVAHINEYVVRKVYGLGINGLIMHAVAGRDNLATAINVARKLGVDVYLLISMSSGGELYDRNLDYNVSLGMSLGVSGFIVPATKPNVVRQVRSMVGSNYQLLSPGVGVQGGKPGCAIANGADFEIVGRSIINSESPRQAALNILNAIRNPISCS, encoded by the coding sequence ATGATACAAAGACATACAGGGCTTGTCCTGGCTTTCGATGTTGATTGGGATGTGGAGAAGTCAATCATGTTCCTAAATGGCATTAGTGATCTTATTGATGCTGTTAAGATTGGTTGGTATCAATTACTGACTATTGGTCCCCAAGGAATTAAGGAGTTAACGGATAGTGTGAATAAGTATTTCCTAGCTGATTTTAAGCTTGGCGATGTTGCACACATTAATGAGTATGTGGTTAGGAAGGTGTATGGGTTAGGCATTAATGGTTTAATAATGCATGCTGTGGCCGGTAGGGATAACCTAGCTACCGCCATTAATGTGGCGCGTAAGTTAGGCGTTGACGTATACCTTCTAATCTCTATGAGCTCTGGCGGTGAGTTGTATGATAGGAATCTTGATTATAATGTATCACTTGGTATGAGCCTTGGCGTTAGCGGCTTCATAGTCCCTGCGACAAAACCCAATGTGGTGAGGCAGGTCAGGTCAATGGTTGGTAGTAACTATCAATTATTATCACCAGGCGTTGGTGTTCAGGGTGGTAAACCTGGATGTGCAATAGCCAATGGAGCTGACTTTGAGATTGTTGGTAGATCAATAATCAATAGTGAGTCACCAAGACAAGCCGCACTCAATATATTGAACGCGATTAGGAATCCAATCAGTTGCTCTTAA
- a CDS encoding Lrp/AsnC family transcriptional regulator, protein MIIDKLDKEILREIQKDGRLQLSKLAEILNRPRTTVATRLARLEGDKVITSYRAVIDPLRVGFTLLAFVLISVRRSAPSGGKSAQVLLVEKILKDSDTDPKLPWIEEAYVITGHYDILLKVWAKDLRQLSYFLINYLPTHPDIAQTETMLVLELVSDWRDRLLPIDKVLPD, encoded by the coding sequence ATGATAATTGATAAGTTAGATAAGGAAATACTCAGGGAAATACAGAAAGACGGTAGGCTACAATTAAGTAAGTTAGCCGAGATCCTCAATAGGCCAAGAACTACTGTGGCTACGAGATTGGCGAGGCTTGAGGGTGATAAGGTAATAACCTCGTACAGGGCTGTTATTGACCCATTAAGGGTTGGCTTCACACTCCTCGCCTTCGTACTGATTAGCGTCAGGAGGAGCGCACCAAGTGGTGGTAAGTCGGCCCAAGTGCTCCTTGTTGAGAAGATATTAAAGGATAGTGATACAGATCCTAAACTACCCTGGATTGAGGAGGCCTATGTAATAACTGGCCATTATGACATATTACTTAAGGTTTGGGCTAAGGATCTCAGGCAACTCAGCTATTTCCTAATTAATTACTTGCCAACACACCCAGACATCGCCCAGACAGAGACAATGCTAGTGCTGGAGCTCGTGTCTGACTGGAGGGATAGGTTGTTGCCAATTGATAAGGTGCTACCTGATTAA
- a CDS encoding indolepyruvate ferredoxin oxidoreductase subunit alpha — MAEKTGPFQKVVVDQDICIGCGACVSVCPYQALELDENGKARLIWDLCKDDFSCVPVCPVNCIWKTSEAPDSAKGKANWYRFSKPLSDAEKKEFEDWKAKYKIAWAPA; from the coding sequence ATGGCAGAGAAGACAGGACCTTTCCAGAAGGTTGTTGTTGACCAAGACATCTGCATCGGTTGTGGTGCATGCGTGAGCGTATGCCCATACCAAGCGTTGGAACTTGACGAGAACGGTAAGGCAAGGCTAATATGGGACCTATGTAAGGATGACTTCAGCTGCGTGCCAGTATGTCCAGTGAACTGCATATGGAAGACCAGCGAGGCACCAGACTCAGCCAAGGGCAAGGCTAACTGGTATAGGTTCAGTAAGCCACTGAGTGATGCTGAGAAGAAGGAGTTTGAGGATTGGAAAGCTAAGTACAAGATTGCCTGGGCACCGGCATAA
- a CDS encoding TatD family hydrolase, which translates to MLYDAHTHLHEFLDSRIAEFVREIMIAAVSDDYPSSRRTIDLSNNYENIVPCVGIHPWNVDKVGLDELRQVEKLLSEAKCIGEVGLDRRFVPQTFNRQVEFFQTFVSWARDYDLPLNIHAPDAWRDVLEMVRRADVDRVLFHWYTGPLNLIQELRDYGYYISINAAIKIQEKSKAVAKEAPLDMILLESDGPYEYRGITLEPPMVKDAARIIAEIKGISVEDLWDVVSSNFSRLFNL; encoded by the coding sequence ATGCTTTACGACGCGCATACGCACTTGCACGAATTCCTGGATAGTAGAATTGCGGAGTTTGTTAGGGAGATAATGATTGCGGCTGTTTCTGATGATTACCCATCCTCAAGGAGGACCATTGACTTATCAAATAATTATGAGAATATTGTACCATGCGTGGGTATTCACCCCTGGAACGTGGATAAGGTTGGGCTTGATGAGTTAAGGCAGGTTGAGAAGTTATTGTCTGAGGCTAAGTGCATTGGTGAGGTTGGTCTTGACAGAAGGTTTGTCCCCCAAACCTTTAATAGGCAAGTTGAGTTTTTCCAAACGTTCGTTAGTTGGGCCAGGGATTATGACTTACCGCTTAATATTCATGCCCCTGATGCCTGGAGGGATGTCCTTGAGATGGTTAGGAGGGCTGATGTTGATAGGGTCCTGTTCCATTGGTACACGGGTCCTCTTAACCTGATTCAGGAGTTGAGGGATTACGGTTACTATATATCGATTAATGCCGCTATAAAGATACAGGAGAAGTCGAAAGCCGTGGCTAAGGAGGCGCCCCTCGACATGATACTGCTGGAGAGTGATGGACCTTATGAGTATAGGGGTATAACGCTTGAGCCTCCCATGGTTAAGGATGCCGCGAGAATTATTGCCGAGATAAAGGGTATTAGTGTTGAGGATTTATGGGACGTTGTTAGTAGTAATTTCTCTAGACTTTTTAATCTGTAA
- a CDS encoding 30S ribosomal protein S17: protein MVEVIVKELPERPRPGEKVQLPNGEFVRVRHVGIPWILPPKKVCNDPECPWHGHLSVRGQVFTVTVEKVYGRTATAIHEWLHYDPKYKRYERRRKKMHVRVPPCIDVKPGDIVYIGETRPLGKTVRHVIIGRMEDVTEVKSQVLRLEQQQ from the coding sequence ATGGTTGAGGTCATTGTTAAGGAGTTGCCTGAGAGACCTAGGCCTGGTGAGAAGGTTCAGTTGCCTAATGGTGAGTTTGTTAGGGTTAGGCATGTTGGTATTCCCTGGATTTTACCGCCTAAGAAGGTTTGTAATGACCCTGAGTGTCCATGGCATGGGCACTTAAGTGTTAGGGGTCAGGTATTCACTGTCACTGTTGAGAAGGTTTATGGTAGAACTGCGACGGCTATCCATGAGTGGTTACATTATGATCCTAAGTATAAGAGGTATGAGAGGAGGAGGAAGAAGATGCATGTTAGGGTTCCACCGTGCATCGATGTTAAGCCTGGCGATATCGTATACATTGGCGAGACAAGGCCTTTAGGCAAGACAGTTAGGCATGTCATAATTGGTAGGATGGAGGATGTTACTGAGGTCAAGTCCCAAGTGCTTAGGCTTGAACAACAGCAATAA
- a CDS encoding PLP-dependent cysteine synthase family protein, with translation MLVFAGNGSKNNVFLSVSDFIRNFYPTPLVRLDRFGDVWAKLEFFNPLSRSIKDRTVQFLLRKYLNDYLHGRLVFEASSGNVAISLAALANVYGFKYRAYTTKHLPETTEVLLKVLGAEIVRVDREMIDEEFWRWVSKEAVRNGAINLNQFENVDNPDGHYQVTGEEIVRQFRGVGKVPRVLIAGIGTGGHITGIARRLRDEFGNVYVVGVEPAAGSAIPGIKRLESGTRWVREVVNEVVDVGLEEAVRGVITVARNTGLLIGLSSGAVFQAFLRVRERFGDVTYLLIFPDDIYKYVSIIGRFVNSA, from the coding sequence GTGTTGGTATTTGCAGGGAATGGCAGTAAAAACAATGTCTTCCTCAGCGTGTCAGACTTCATAAGAAACTTCTACCCAACACCCCTGGTAAGGCTTGACCGCTTTGGCGATGTCTGGGCTAAGCTTGAGTTCTTTAATCCACTTAGTAGGAGTATTAAGGATAGGACCGTGCAATTCCTGCTTCGTAAGTACTTAAATGATTATTTACATGGCCGCCTCGTCTTTGAGGCCTCCTCAGGTAATGTGGCGATTTCATTGGCGGCCTTGGCTAATGTTTATGGGTTTAAGTACAGGGCTTATACAACGAAGCACTTGCCCGAAACCACTGAGGTTCTTCTCAAGGTCTTAGGTGCTGAGATTGTTAGGGTTGATAGGGAGATGATTGATGAGGAGTTTTGGCGTTGGGTTAGTAAAGAGGCCGTTAGGAATGGGGCGATCAATCTTAATCAGTTTGAGAATGTTGATAATCCTGATGGTCATTACCAAGTTACTGGTGAGGAAATTGTTAGGCAGTTCAGGGGTGTTGGTAAGGTGCCTAGGGTGTTAATCGCGGGTATTGGCACTGGTGGGCATATAACTGGTATTGCTCGGAGGCTTAGGGATGAGTTCGGTAATGTTTATGTTGTTGGTGTTGAGCCTGCGGCGGGTAGCGCAATACCTGGCATAAAGAGGCTTGAGTCTGGGACTAGGTGGGTTCGTGAGGTCGTTAATGAGGTTGTTGATGTTGGTCTTGAGGAGGCTGTTAGGGGTGTTATTACAGTGGCTAGGAATACAGGTCTGCTCATTGGTCTTAGCAGTGGCGCTGTCTTTCAAGCCTTTCTGAGGGTTAGGGAGAGGTTTGGTGATGTGACTTACCTATTGATTTTTCCTGACGATATTTATAAGTACGTGAGTATCATTGGTCGTTTCGTGAATTCCGCGTAA